The uncultured Cohaesibacter sp. genomic sequence GCGAGCGGTGGCCGTCCAGCTCTGTTCAAACACCACAACGGTTTCCGGCTTTTGCCAGCCCTTCTCAAGACGCAGCAGGTCCTGATGATGGTGATAGGGGTTGCCACCAGACCAGAGAACCATGCGGATATCGGGATAGGTGCGCTCTGTGCCGTTATAGTGGTAGCGTTCGCCCGGATGCAGCAGCATGTCGGTGAGGCGGGCAACGGGAATGAAATCATCAACCGGATTTTCGCCCTGCGGAAACGAAGGCCATGCCATATTCTTGGTGGAGCGACCAATGGACGCCGTGCAGCCATAGCCGAAGCCAAAGCCGGTGCCCTTCTGTCCGATTTGTCCCAGCATGCAAGCGAGCGCCAGTCCGGCCCAGATCGGCTGCTCGCCATGGTCCGTACGTTGGACGCCCCATGCCACATTGATCATGGTCCGACTGTTGGCCATGTCGCGCGCCAATTGGCGGATGGCTTCGGGGGCCACATCACAGATGGGCGCTGCCCATTCGGCGCTTCTGGCTTCTTCTCCCGTTTCCCCGAGGAGATAGGCGCGCAGCTTTGGCCAGCCGGATGTGTAGGTTTCCAGAAAAGCCTCATCATGCAGCCCTTCCACCAGCAGAGTGTGGCAAAGCGCCAGCATGAGGGCTGCATCCGTACCCGGGCGAATGGAAAACCATTCGGCGTTGGCCATGTCGCTCTTCTGTGGTGAGACATTGACCATGCGACCCTTCATCTGGCTGAGCCAACGGTCGGTCTGGTGTCGCGCTGTGCCTGAGGATGCCACCTGTGCAGGACGCCCTGAAATACCGCCAAAGGCCACGAGCATGGTGCAATGCTCGTTGATATGGGCCCAGCTGGTTAGCTGATCCTGAAACTGCCCCTGCGACATCCCCAGAATATGGGGGATGATCACTTCGCCAGCGGCATGGGAATAGGTTTGCCGCGCCCGCACGAAACCACCGGCCAGATTGAGAAACCGCTTGAGCTGGCTTTGCGCATGGTGGAAGCGCCCTGCGCTCGCCCAACCATATGATCCGCCATAAATGGCTCCATTGCCATAGTCCCTGCTTATGCGGGTCAGCTCTTCGGCAACGCGCGAGGCTGCCTCGTCCCACCCCACTTCAACGAAAACATCATCGCAGCGGTTTGCCCCGCCATCGCCTTCCAGCCAACCCTTGCGGATCGCAGGCCGCAGGATGCGACTATTGAGATTGCGTGAAGCGCTGAGCCACCCCTTGCCAATGCGTGAGGGCTCTGGATCATCCGCGACCGGTTTGAGAGCGTTGTCGTGAATTTCATAAGCGCCCCAGTGCGCAGCAGTATATTTCATGGCGATAATCTCTAGCGAGCAAAATTGGTTATTCGGCGAAACTGTGTAGCTTCAATCGCTAGCATTATGCGGGGCCGCTAGGCAAGAGATTGTAAAAGCCATCCAAAGCACCTTATATAAGAAAGATAACGGAAAACCCTTAGCCAACGCCACAGGAAGAAACCGGATAATTTTATGGCCCAGCCAACCACAAGCCCTTCCCCAACATTTGCCTTTGACAATAGTTTCGCGCGCTCGCTTGAAGGCTTCTTTGTGCCATGGCAAGGCGAAAAAGCTCCCAAGCCCCGGATTGCTCTACTCAACGATGCCCTTGCTGCACAGCTCGGCTTGTCGCTGGATGCCTCGGATGAAACACTGGCTGCGATCCTTGCTGGCGGAGAAACCGCCGACGGGTCCGAACCGATTGCACAGGCCTATGCGGGTCATCAATTCGGAGGCTTCTCACCACAATTGGGAGACGGGCGCGCGTTGCTTCTTGGCGAACTGCTCGATACCGAAGGACAGCGCTTTGATATCCAGCTCAAGGGATCGGGCCGCACCCCCTTCTCCCGCGGCGGCGATGGGAAGGCGGCGCTCGGACCGGTGCTGCGTGAATATATCATGGGTGAAGCCATGCATGCGCTCGGCATCCCGACCACACGGGCCCTTGCTGCAGTGACAACAGGGGAACAGATCCGACGGCAGGGTCTCAAGCCCGGAGCGGTGCTGGCGCGCGTGGCGTCGAGCCATATTCGTGTCGGGACTTTCCAGTTTTTCGCCGCACGTGGCGCGTGGGATAGTGTGAGCAAATTGGCCGATTACACCATCATGCGCCACTATCCAGAGCTGATGGACAAGGAGAATCGCTATCTGGCCCTGTTTGAAGCCGTGGCCCGGCGTCAGGCAGAATTGATAGCCCAATGGATGCAGGTTGGCTTCATTCACGGGGTGATGAATACCGACAATGTCGCCCTTTCCGGTGAAACCATCGATTATGGCCCCTGCGCCTTCATGGATCACTATGATTCCGCCACGGTCTTCAGCTCGATTGACCGCAACGGGCGCTATTCCTATGGCAGCCAGCCCCAGATCGGCCAATGGAATCTGGCCCGCTTTGCCGAAACGCTCGTGCCTTTGGTCGCGCCGGACGATGAAAATCGAGCCACCGAACTGCTCACCGATGCACTCGCCGAATATATGGGCAGCTATAAACAGGCATGGCTCAAAGGTATGGGCCGCAAGATCGGGCTTGCCTCGGCTCAGGCCAAGGATATCGCCCTCATCCAGATCCTTCTTGGCACCCTTCAGGGAGAGCATGTTGATTTCACGCTCTTTTTCCGCCGGCTTGGCGACAGCCTTGTGAGCACGGAAGGGAGCACCGCTCTTCTGGGATTGTTTGATGATCCGGAGGCCATAACCGGATGGTTGGACGACTGGCAGGAGAGGCTGAAGCAAGAAGAAAGATCACCAGAAGCCATTGCCGAGGCGATGGCCAAGGTGAATCCGATCTATATTCCGCGAAACCATCTGGTCGAGGCGGCCTTGCAAAAGGCAGAGGACTTTGCCGATCTCAGCGACGTGAAGCAGTTGCTCAATGTTCTTGCGCATCCATATGAAGAGCGCAATGGGCTGGAAGAGTATGCCCGCCCTGCCCCAAGCGATTTCGGGCCATTCGTTACCTATTGCGGAACCTGAGGGCAACCAGTCTTTAGGAAAGCGGACCTTCGAAGATGCGGCGGCGAGCGTTGCGGATATGCTCCTGCATGCGCATGCGGGCAGCATCCATG encodes the following:
- a CDS encoding YdiU family protein, which encodes MAQPTTSPSPTFAFDNSFARSLEGFFVPWQGEKAPKPRIALLNDALAAQLGLSLDASDETLAAILAGGETADGSEPIAQAYAGHQFGGFSPQLGDGRALLLGELLDTEGQRFDIQLKGSGRTPFSRGGDGKAALGPVLREYIMGEAMHALGIPTTRALAAVTTGEQIRRQGLKPGAVLARVASSHIRVGTFQFFAARGAWDSVSKLADYTIMRHYPELMDKENRYLALFEAVARRQAELIAQWMQVGFIHGVMNTDNVALSGETIDYGPCAFMDHYDSATVFSSIDRNGRYSYGSQPQIGQWNLARFAETLVPLVAPDDENRATELLTDALAEYMGSYKQAWLKGMGRKIGLASAQAKDIALIQILLGTLQGEHVDFTLFFRRLGDSLVSTEGSTALLGLFDDPEAITGWLDDWQERLKQEERSPEAIAEAMAKVNPIYIPRNHLVEAALQKAEDFADLSDVKQLLNVLAHPYEERNGLEEYARPAPSDFGPFVTYCGT
- a CDS encoding molybdopterin-dependent oxidoreductase, with product MKYTAAHWGAYEIHDNALKPVADDPEPSRIGKGWLSASRNLNSRILRPAIRKGWLEGDGGANRCDDVFVEVGWDEAASRVAEELTRISRDYGNGAIYGGSYGWASAGRFHHAQSQLKRFLNLAGGFVRARQTYSHAAGEVIIPHILGMSQGQFQDQLTSWAHINEHCTMLVAFGGISGRPAQVASSGTARHQTDRWLSQMKGRMVNVSPQKSDMANAEWFSIRPGTDAALMLALCHTLLVEGLHDEAFLETYTSGWPKLRAYLLGETGEEARSAEWAAPICDVAPEAIRQLARDMANSRTMINVAWGVQRTDHGEQPIWAGLALACMLGQIGQKGTGFGFGYGCTASIGRSTKNMAWPSFPQGENPVDDFIPVARLTDMLLHPGERYHYNGTERTYPDIRMVLWSGGNPYHHHQDLLRLEKGWQKPETVVVFEQSWTATARRADIVLPATTPLERSDIMLSKTEPTLIYMSPVHEPVGEAKDDHEILRLIAAKMGLEEAFTEGRSQEDWLRWLWDDARARAKERGIALHDFDQFKQQGQVRLEGDEETRIALADYIADPVAHPLGSESGKITLFNETIAAFGLDDCPGHPAWMQPVESTLNAPQGGLHMISAQSDTRLHSQNDQGSESLESKIEGREVCRLHPDTARERGIKQGAIVRLYNERGATLAGVHFDADLRRDCIALQTGAWFDAAEVEGVRMDIHGNPNALTIDKGTSRLAQGNIGHTAVVFVEPWDKPLPPLSVSKQPRFAPE